A region of the Lachancea thermotolerans CBS 6340 chromosome E complete sequence genome:
ACGCTATATAGGCGTTGATTTTAAAGTAATAGAATGAATCAGTAGAGCAGGGCTGAAAGTCAATATCCATGCCCGTTCTCGATTTCCTcggtttttcaaaaattatGGTGTACTATATATTGATCAGGTAGATACGCTCATAGCTCGGTGAGAACATTAAGACATTAGAAAATGGCGCAAAGAAAAGCGCCAAGGGCGGAAGCTAAGCCTAACAATGGTTCTACAGAAACGCAGGGTATGGATCCGCTTTTTGGACAAAGCAGAGCGTTCGCACTTGAAGGCGCTATGGTGAACCCAGAGGTTAGAAAATACCTTAAGACTGTGCGATCCCAAGCGCTCAGCACTCTAGGCGCGGATCCAGGAGTTTCCGCTCGGAAGGGGCTACGAAGaaacaacaacaatgaTATGTACGATGAAGAACCTGTTGTCCATCAAGATCTTTTGCGCTTCGATAAACACAAGTCACAATGGCTAGAATGGTTTGACGACTTGAAATCTTCGGCTCAAAGCTTCGATTATGGAACAGAGGGCTATGAACCTGAGACGCTGGATCTACTTCTTTTTTACTTCAAGCAATACCTTCaaggtttgaaaaatactGCTTCTGGCGAAGATGAGACCCTGGACATAATTCTAGGTGTGCTAAAGGATCACGAAACATCAACTCAAGACGCGTCACTAGATATTGATGAAGAATGGGCTAGCAATCTGCTGCGACAGCTCAGGaccaacaaacaaaaaaaagttgagaCAGTTGCAGATTTGAAGCGATTTATCACAGAGCCTTCTACTTTGCCTAAAAACTTCAATGCCTGGCATTACTTCGTTACGAAGACAGAGCCTTCGCGtgctcttcttgaaaagatgCCTCCCGAAGAGGTTTTCAGGTTAGCAAGTTACTTTGTACAGTGGCTGGCTGACATTCCAAAGGGGAAAAATGCTACCAGATTGAGCGCATGGGCGTTTTACGTCCTGCTGTTTCTACAAGACCAGCTGCCTGCGCAAGAAGTTAGTGTGTTGAGGGATCTAGGCAAGAAGGCACGGCATTTGAAGCTAAGAAGTCTCTCCTCCGGGAACTCCCTGCCCAATATACAGGCGCCGTACGATATCATCGGAACAAAAGATAGTCCTAACACTTTCTCTGCTATTGATCTGACCCTTGTCGTGGTGGCATGCAAATATGGCCAGCTTGATCTCATTGACTGGACTGAGTCCAGGGTTTGATTGTTGTTCGATGCACTTCCTTATCTTGACAAAAAAATTGTGCAAGTTTGTTCATTTGGGATTGTGAAAAACATGATCTTAGTCAAGGATCTCGTTTTATCTAAAAAACTTCTCCTACCCATAGACTTCGCTTGTCTATTCGTTGTACCAAAACACTAGGGGTTGTGACTTGGCCTGATCTGACCTCTAAACGCTTCAATGTCTGAAGAACTTGGGCCTCCACAATTgatcgatgagcttaatACTCCACATGACTCTAGTCGAGTTTTCAAGGACTTGCTAGCTGGTACGGCTGGCGGAATTGCACAAGTGCTGGTTGGGCAGCCTTTCGATACAACCAAAGTCCGCTTGCAAACGAGCTCCACTCCCACAACAGCAGTACAGGTGgtaaaaaatttgatcaAGAACGAGGGTCTTCGAGGATTTTACAAAGGAACGCTGACACCGTTGGTAGGAGTGGGTGCGTGCGTCTCTTGCCAATTTGGAGTAAACGAAGCAATGAAACGATTCTTCCGAGGCCCTAACTCAGATGTCAACAAGCCCTTGACCTTGCCTCAGTACTACGTTTGTGGTCTCGCAGGAGGAATTGCAAACTCGTTTTTGGCTTCCCCAATTGAGCATGTTAGGATACGGCTGCAAACGCAAACAAGTTCTGGTACAGCTGCGAGCTTCAAGGGCCCCTTGGACTGTataaaaaagctcaagtcCAATGGCGCTTTGATGCGGGGCTTGACCCCAACTGTTCTGAGAGAAGCGCAAGGCTGCGCAACGTACTTTCTAACCTACGAAGCTCTTGTGGCAaacgaagttcaaaaaggtttAAAGCGCTCAGACGTACCAGCATGGAAACTCTGTATGTTTGGAGCAATATCTGGTGTTACTCTGTGGCTTATGGTTTATCCTATTGACGTTGTGAAGTCTATAATGCAGACCGacaatcttcaaagtccGGTTCATGGGAGGGATCCTATTGTGGtcgcaaaaaaaatgtATACTCAGCGCGGCTGGAGAgtgtttttcaaaggttTTGGCCCCACAATGCTCAGAGCGGCGCCAGCCAATGGGGCGACCTTTGCTACGTTCGAACTTACCATGCGCTTTTTAGGCTAATCTAATAACAAACCAACAAGAACTGGACTTTAAAACGCCCTACTCTATTATATTTATCTTGACGCATTACTATGCTCGATATTGGCAAGCAATTACTTAAAAATCATTCACATTCTaatcttctcaacaaataatcaacttcaacttgcTTAGTCAAAGGAATGACCAATTCCTTGTAGATCTTCACTAGATATTCAGGTGTGATTTTTCTGTGACCTTCTTTATTTGTTGGATCAACCCCGTACACTTCGGCTTTGACACAAAGTCTTTCTAAGATTTTTTCTTCCACTGCACTGTTGGTAATGCTTTGGTAAATGCCTTCAATGTCTTTCTCTTGGATCATTTTAGAGTATACTGCGCGATCAGCTTGGAATTTCGCCTCTGCAACAAACTTGCCGAAATGGATTCTTCTACTGAGACTCTGAAGGCATTCTATGTCAATGGTAGCAACGGAACCGAAATTCTCCCAACTTTCTCCATCGTACTTGGAAATCATTGGTATGATTTGTTTGATGTAGACATCTTTAATAGAGTCATTGAAATTGATCTCTGAAGAGTAAGAAGCAAGAACCCGGGGGTACTGAATACTGGGCAAGATAGGCTCCTGGATGCTGTCTGGGAAAAATGGCGTCTGGTCAGGCGATTCAAATCTTCTGATTCTAGAATGCGTGATCTCCGAGTGCATCAAAGCCCagtccaaaaagcttccgTCAAAGTCACGGATGGGGAGCTTGGGATCGTTCTTGCTGTATACGGTTGGGCAGGTAGGGAAGTGAGATctttcaatgaatttgaagataaTAGTATCCTCCATTCTCACCAATTCATCACGAATGTTCTTGAGATCAAGAACCGTTGCCGGTTTCAGAAAATCCATTACTCAAGGGGTATTCGGAGGTTTCTTTTCGTAGACTGTAAGTCGTCTGTAAGGGTCAAACTCTTTAGACTATCTCTTGAGATGTCGGTCAAGTCAAGTGAAGAGTACAAATAGTGAGATAATCATCACTGGGATCGTTTTTCACGTAATATCAAGCGCTCTTGTAACGCCAAGCGTGAAGAACTGATGCCGCAAGGTGAGCTTCGCTGACACCCTTTTATCTATACCATCGTGAAATCAGCACTTAAAGATATACGCGGAATATAGGAACGACTCCCGTATTTTACAAACTTCCCCTGAAAGAATTAATAGCGATATCAGCACTCAACATTTTGATTCATATTTCCGATCAATGTTTGGCGCCTCCGGCCTGCAGTTCCTTTGTCTTAAGGTCTTGCACTATGCGTTCgttctttttggcttctcTGTCAAGGTCGGACTTATCGCGGTATAGGCCATACGTTCTGAACCAGAGGAATCTTCTTAAACGAGACCACTTGTCTGTGTCGAGTCCGTAATTTAAATACGCCATGTTGAGTTCTCGCTCGGTGTCATCGTGAGTGAGGTTTGACTTGGTGAGCGAGTCTTCGATTCGGGTGAGAAGCGCTGTGCACTGGACGCATACAAAGAGCCCAACGACCCACCCAGTAATTACCCATCCAgagatctttttttcaggACTATCGCGGTTCAGATTGTGAATGTCTTCCCAGGTTCCTGCGTTCCAGTACTCGTAGTTGCCGTTGTTGTGGTACCCATGGGAGGTAGCCGCGGCGGTAGCATATGAAGCACCTGAGCCCGCTGTAGGAGCATAGCTCCAGCCGGAGCGGAAGCGGTCGTATGCACTTTTTTTGCGAGAGTCGCCCAGCAGCTCGTACGCCTCGCTCATGATACGGAAGCGATGCATTTTGTCTTGAATTGAGAGAACTGCGGATTCATCAATCTGAAAGTCATGGTGCGAGGACTTGCTCTTCAGCACTCGTATTCCGCTCGCGATGTCCGGGTGGTACATTTTGGCCATAGCGTGGtacttttttttcaaactccGGCCGTCGACTTGGCCTGGGGGAATGCCAAACACCTCGTAAGGAGTAGGATTGCTGTTTTTTGGCCATGCATGGTCAAATATAGGTTCCTGATCTGACGCGTGGCTGGCGAATCGCCTAAAAACCCATGTTCTGGATGCAAGGCCTTTGCATACCTGCCCGACCATTATTGCGGTGCTGTAAAGGGAATATAATCAAATAAGGAAGGAAGACTGCTACAAGTCACCGAACGTGATACcaatttctttggaaaTTCCAAGAGATGCTTTCTATGGTCTGACAAACTCCGACTCCTTgcgctcttgaacttcttgctACCTCATCGATCGTGGGGATAATATCAAGTTTCGTAAAAATCAAAGTCCGATAACATCGAACCGCACCCTAGTACAAAGTGACACTTTTGATCCCGCTGATAAAGACAAGAGGGGAAGGAACTGTTCAGGCGAAGAAACCACCCACCATAGATGTAACACTCGCGTCCAACCAAATAGCAAACCTAGATTATGATGGAATCAATGCGCTAAAAGAGCTAGGCTAAAGGAATTTATAATCGCTTTGTACGAGTGCATTGTTAAATGGATATATAGTATCTCATTCGTTAAACCGGAATAGAAGCTTTCTGGAGTTGCAAGAAAGCAGTATATCAGTCTATCTGAAGTCGAGATATCATGAGCAAGTGGGACGGATTAGGCATGGAAATCGCGTATAAGGAGGCCGCCAAGGGGATGGAGGAAGGCGGTGTTCCGATCGGAGGATGTCTCATCGACAATCGTGACGGAACAGTGGTGGGGTCTGGTCATAACATGAGATTCCAGAAAGGTAGTGCGACGCTTCATGGTGAGATCTCGACACTAGAAAACTGCGGACGTATGAAGGGTTCCGTGTACAAGAACTGCACGCTGTACACGACGTTATCGCCTTGCGACATGTGTACAGGCGCAATTCTGCTGTATGGGATCCCCCGCTGCGTGGTGGGCGAGAACGTCAACTTCAAGGGTGATGGTGAGCGTTATCTTGCCGAGCGCGGCTGCGAAGTGCGTGTGGTTGACGATGAAAAGTGCAAGAAAATTATGAAGCAGTTTATTGACGAGAGACCACAGGACTGGTTCGAGGATATTGGAGAGTAAGGTGCCGAGAAGTCGCACCAGATACACAGTTTTGTTAGAGAGTAGCAGTTCTAGGAAACAGATTCCGTGTGTCCAACACATCCGTCTGTCGACCCCTGCTGATAAAATGTTTTATATACTTGAAGGCATGGGCTGTTCTATCAAACACAATTGCTTAGGAGCTCTGCGCCTTGGCCTTGGCCACGTCAGCTGGTCCGGGTTGAGGGAACACCAGGTTCATGTAGCACACACCCAGACTGACGAGAGCCATCACCAATTTCAAGACAGGTGACTGGTCGCCGCTCGATTCAGCGTCCGCCGTCAAGCAGTAGTGCACGGAGCTCAGGAGGCCGAACCACGCCAAgaacttgttcttcatgaaCATGGCAGCCATTGGCATCGACTGCGATATGATTCCCTGGCttgcagcagcggcggAGGACTTTGGAGCGGGCACATGGGTGTATCTTCAGGAGTGAAAGTTAGTAGCGGCGTCGAGCCTTGAGGTTTCAGTGACGCATGGGAGCTGAGGCACATACGCTACGGCTAGATCGGGACGTTTGCAGTTGTTCATCGTGGATGATCGCGAGGCAGTCTTTGAGCTTAGGCCAAATTAGTTGTGTCGTACAGTGTTTTTGACCTGAGCGTGAAATAATATAGAAAGGTGCACATGTGACCAAATTGGGAACAAGTCAAAGCCCAGTAGTGTTATCCGATTAAGTTTCCTATGTTTTATACAGTGATATATGCATTGGGCCTTTCCTGTCCATCGAATGAAGAATGCAAGCGCCGTGCACTGTCTATAATGAATATTAAAGCGCGTCGGCATTTATGGTGCTGGAAAGGCCTTCTGTGAGACGAGAATATGAAAGAACGAGCGAGGTCAGTTGAACTCGAAATCGCAGCTGCCAGAGCACTCGTCTGTGACTGGAGTCAGCTCCAGTTGCTGGAACTTCTCAGCGTCTTTATGATAGTAAAATCCCACGATGTGGCCTGTGAGCTGGTCGTGCACGATGTAGTAGTAACCGTCGTAGGATGCGCCCTCGACGGAGTCCACATCGGCGTCAGGGACTAGAAACTTCTCCTTCCAGCGCATGTAGATAAAGCGGTTTTGCATGAAGTCCGTGTGCGAGTAGGAGCCCTGCACGATGGCGCCGAGGGTGTCGGGCTTTGAGTCTTCTGCAGATGCAGCAGGCTTGGCAGCGTCCTCCGCAGCCGAGTCCTGCGGACTGCAGAGCTCCTTGAAGCACGGAAAGCTGAGCCAGTGGTCGAGGTCCGTGCGATCATTGGCCTTCAGGGCGTCGAGCTCCGAGGGCATCGCGCTCGACAAGAAGCCGATGTTGTCTGTGACCGCGTAGCCCTCGAAGAAGGTGGTTATTTCCGGGTGCTGCGCGGTCAGACCGCAGATGGACAGAAAACCGGTGACGT
Encoded here:
- the BRR1 gene encoding Brr1p (similar to uniprot|Q99177 Saccharomyces cerevisiae YPR057W BRR1 snRNP protein component of spliceosomal snRNPs required for pre-mRNA splicing and snRNP biogenesis in null mutant newly-synthesized snRNAs are destabilized and 3'-end processing is slowed), with amino-acid sequence MAQRKAPRAEAKPNNGSTETQGMDPLFGQSRAFALEGAMVNPEVRKYLKTVRSQALSTLGADPGVSARKGLRRNNNNDMYDEEPVVHQDLLRFDKHKSQWLEWFDDLKSSAQSFDYGTEGYEPETLDLLLFYFKQYLQGLKNTASGEDETLDIILGVLKDHETSTQDASLDIDEEWASNLLRQLRTNKQKKVETVADLKRFITEPSTLPKNFNAWHYFVTKTEPSRALLEKMPPEEVFRLASYFVQWLADIPKGKNATRLSAWAFYVLLFLQDQLPAQEVSVLRDLGKKARHLKLRSLSSGNSLPNIQAPYDIIGTKDSPNTFSAIDLTLVVVACKYGQLDLIDWTESRV
- the YMC1 gene encoding organic acid transporter (highly similar to uniprot|P32331 Saccharomyces cerevisiae YPR058W YMC1 Putative mitochondrial inner membrane transporter member of the mitochondrial carrier (MCF) family) yields the protein MSEELGPPQLIDELNTPHDSSRVFKDLLAGTAGGIAQVLVGQPFDTTKVRLQTSSTPTTAVQVVKNLIKNEGLRGFYKGTLTPLVGVGACVSCQFGVNEAMKRFFRGPNSDVNKPLTLPQYYVCGLAGGIANSFLASPIEHVRIRLQTQTSSGTAASFKGPLDCIKKLKSNGALMRGLTPTVLREAQGCATYFLTYEALVANEVQKGLKRSDVPAWKLCMFGAISGVTLWLMVYPIDVVKSIMQTDNLQSPVHGRDPIVVAKKMYTQRGWRVFFKGFGPTMLRAAPANGATFATFELTMRFLG
- the ARO7 gene encoding chorismate mutase ARO7 (highly similar to uniprot|P32178 Saccharomyces cerevisiae YPR060C ARO7 Chorismate mutase catalyzes the conversion of chorismate to prephenate to initiate the tyrosine/phenylalanine-specific branch of aromatic amino acid biosynthesis) → MDFLKPATVLDLKNIRDELVRMEDTIIFKFIERSHFPTCPTVYSKNDPKLPIRDFDGSFLDWALMHSEITHSRIRRFESPDQTPFFPDSIQEPILPSIQYPRVLASYSSEINFNDSIKDVYIKQIIPMISKYDGESWENFGSVATIDIECLQSLSRRIHFGKFVAEAKFQADRAVYSKMIQEKDIEGIYQSITNSAVEEKILERLCVKAEVYGVDPTNKEGHRKITPEYLVKIYKELVIPLTKQVEVDYLLRRLECE
- the JID1 gene encoding Jid1p (similar to uniprot|Q12350 Saccharomyces cerevisiae YPR061C), with amino-acid sequence MVGQVCKGLASRTWVFRRFASHASDQEPIFDHAWPKNSNPTPYEVFGIPPGQVDGRSLKKKYHAMAKMYHPDIASGIRVLKSKSSHHDFQIDESAVLSIQDKMHRFRIMSEAYELLGDSRKKSAYDRFRSGWSYAPTAGSGASYATAAATSHGYHNNGNYEYWNAGTWEDIHNLNRDSPEKKISGWVITGWVVGLFVCVQCTALLTRIEDSLTKSNLTHDDTERELNMAYLNYGLDTDKWSRLRRFLWFRTYGLYRDKSDLDREAKKNERIVQDLKTKELQAGGAKH
- the FCY1 gene encoding cytosine deaminase (highly similar to uniprot|Q12178 Saccharomyces cerevisiae YPR062W FCY1 Cytosine deaminase involved in salvage pathways of pyrimidine metabolism); this encodes MSKWDGLGMEIAYKEAAKGMEEGGVPIGGCLIDNRDGTVVGSGHNMRFQKGSATLHGEISTLENCGRMKGSVYKNCTLYTTLSPCDMCTGAILLYGIPRCVVGENVNFKGDGERYLAERGCEVRVVDDEKCKKIMKQFIDERPQDWFEDIGE
- a CDS encoding uncharacterized protein (weakly similar to uniprot|Q12160 Saccharomyces cerevisiae YPR063C Hypothetical ORF), whose translation is MNNCKRPDLAVAYTHVPAPKSSAAAASQGIISQSMPMAAMFMKNKFLAWFGLLSSVHYCLTADAESSGDQSPVLKLVMALVSLGVCYMNLVFPQPGPADVAKAKAQSS
- the VID24 gene encoding glucose-induced degradation complex subunit VID24 (weakly similar to uniprot|P38263 Saccharomyces cerevisiae YBR105C VID24 also involved in vacuolar protein targeting peripheral vesicle membrane protein), which translates into the protein MINETVKPLKQVLASPIASRSASPPPALPHRLVQSCKDEDTLYRCTSVDSLDSLQHSFRSPSTSADGSRKYISEDESSYGDVAAVAHSPRASPAAWTCCTRQLRPRTRFTGFQISDYKKYQVSVTLKTVDLPASSFCTASTPHVTGFLSICGLTAQHPEITTFFEGYAVTDNIGFLSSAMPSELDALKANDRTDLDHWLSFPCFKELCSPQDSAAEDAAKPAASAEDSKPDTLGAIVQGSYSHTDFMQNRFIYMRWKEKFLVPDADVDSVEGASYDGYYYIVHDQLTGHIVGFYYHKDAEKFQQLELTPVTDECSGSCDFEFN